In the genome of Saccharomonospora viridis DSM 43017, one region contains:
- a CDS encoding YlxR family protein yields the protein MVRHPQPSSMRHADGTSPVRLCVGCRQRASVDELLRVVALDGQLVVDERRRLPGRGAWVHLDPDCVSKAEKRRAFPRALRVRGVLNADGVRHHVQRLVEQGGRGYPASGDGTRKQVDPS from the coding sequence GTGGTGCGACACCCACAGCCGAGTTCGATGCGACATGCGGACGGAACCTCACCGGTCCGTCTGTGTGTCGGGTGTCGGCAACGGGCGTCGGTCGACGAGTTGTTACGTGTGGTCGCATTGGACGGGCAGTTAGTCGTCGACGAACGTCGGCGGCTGCCGGGCCGAGGGGCCTGGGTGCACCTGGATCCGGACTGCGTGTCCAAGGCCGAGAAGCGGCGGGCGTTCCCCCGGGCCCTTCGGGTCAGGGGGGTGCTCAACGCCGACGGTGTGCGGCATCATGTTCAACGGCTCGTCGAGCAAGGCGGGCGCGGATATCCCGCGTCTGGAGACGGTACAAGGAAGCAGGTCGACCCGTCATGA
- the infB gene encoding translation initiation factor IF-2, with translation MAGKARVHELAKELGVTSKEVLAKLKEQGEFVKSASSTVEAPVARRLRDAFSKKDDQQAEKAPDKGKPSMVRSTTPRRGETGTPTPKPAPPQPQAGQPQAKPEQPPVPKPGPRPVPKPGPKPGPIPKPGEQAPAAKATPKDQQGSVVPPKPQGPKPGPKPGPRPPRVGNNPFGVGSGAPAPRPAPPRPGGGQSDRAPRPGGERPASPKSGAPRPHPGNMPPRPNPGMMPPRPPRPAGGPGGRSGGPGGRGGPGGRGGAPRTGGGFRGGPGGGGGGFRGGPGGGGGFRGGRGGPGGRGGTAGAFGRPGGPSRKGRKSKRQKRQEYMETMQAPSVGGVRLPKGNGETIRLPRGASLTDFAEKINANPGSLVQVLFHLGEMVTATQSVSEDVLELLGSEMNYNVQVVSPEEEDRELLEAFDINFGTDAGSEEDLRPRPPVVTVMGHVDHGKTRLLDTIRQTKVGEAEAGGITQHIGAYQVKTEVDGEERLITFIDTPGHEAFTAMRARGAQATDIAVIVVAADDGVMPQTVEAINHAQAAKAPIVVAVNKIDVSGANPAKVRQQLTEYGLVAEEYGGDTMFVDISAKQGTNIDGLLEAIVLTADAALDLRANPDMEAQGVAIEAHLDRGRGPVATVLVQRGTLRVGDSVVAGDAYGRVRRMVDEYNRDVTEAKPSRPVQVIGFTSVPRAGDTFLVVEEDRVARQIAERRQARIRNAENAARRKRVSLEDLDSALKETNTLNLIIKGDNSGTVEALESSLMQIDVGDEVELNIVHRGVGGVTESDIDLATASDAVVIGYNVRAQGKATERATREGVDVRYYTVIYQAIEEIEQALKGMLKPVYEEVDLGRAEVREVFKSSKVGTIAGCLVTSGEIRRNSKARLLRDGVVVGENLPVSSLRRFKDDVVEVREGFECGLTLGKFSDIKVGDVIETYELREKPRE, from the coding sequence GTGGCAGGCAAAGCCCGCGTACATGAGCTCGCGAAAGAGCTCGGTGTCACGAGCAAGGAAGTACTCGCCAAGCTGAAGGAGCAGGGCGAGTTTGTGAAGTCCGCGTCATCCACCGTCGAGGCTCCCGTGGCCCGACGGCTGCGTGACGCGTTTTCGAAGAAGGACGATCAGCAGGCGGAGAAGGCTCCCGATAAGGGCAAGCCCTCGATGGTGAGGTCGACGACGCCGAGGCGTGGCGAGACCGGTACTCCCACACCGAAGCCGGCGCCGCCGCAGCCGCAGGCGGGGCAGCCTCAGGCGAAGCCCGAGCAGCCACCGGTGCCGAAGCCGGGGCCACGGCCGGTGCCGAAGCCCGGTCCGAAGCCGGGGCCGATCCCCAAGCCGGGTGAGCAGGCTCCGGCGGCGAAGGCGACGCCGAAGGATCAGCAGGGTTCCGTCGTTCCGCCGAAGCCGCAGGGTCCGAAGCCCGGTCCGAAGCCGGGTCCGCGCCCGCCACGGGTCGGCAACAACCCGTTCGGTGTGGGATCCGGTGCTCCCGCTCCGCGTCCTGCGCCGCCACGTCCTGGGGGCGGGCAGAGTGATCGCGCTCCGCGTCCGGGTGGCGAGCGTCCGGCGAGCCCCAAGAGCGGTGCTCCCAGGCCGCATCCGGGCAACATGCCGCCGCGTCCCAACCCCGGCATGATGCCGCCGCGTCCGCCGCGTCCGGCCGGCGGCCCCGGTGGGCGTAGCGGTGGTCCCGGTGGCCGCGGCGGCCCCGGTGGTCGTGGTGGAGCTCCGCGTACCGGCGGCGGTTTCCGCGGTGGACCGGGCGGTGGTGGCGGCGGCTTCCGTGGCGGTCCCGGTGGCGGCGGTGGTTTCCGTGGCGGCCGGGGTGGTCCCGGTGGTCGTGGTGGAACGGCCGGTGCCTTCGGGCGTCCGGGCGGTCCCTCGCGCAAGGGCCGTAAGTCGAAGCGGCAGAAGCGCCAGGAGTACATGGAGACCATGCAGGCGCCGTCGGTCGGCGGCGTGCGTCTGCCGAAGGGCAACGGCGAGACCATCCGGTTGCCGCGTGGTGCGTCGTTGACCGACTTCGCGGAGAAGATCAACGCGAACCCGGGCTCCCTGGTGCAGGTGCTCTTCCACCTCGGTGAGATGGTCACCGCGACGCAGTCGGTCTCCGAGGACGTGCTGGAACTGCTCGGCTCGGAGATGAACTACAACGTCCAGGTGGTCAGCCCCGAGGAGGAGGACCGCGAGCTGCTCGAGGCGTTCGACATCAACTTCGGTACGGACGCCGGTAGCGAGGAGGACCTGCGGCCCAGGCCGCCGGTGGTGACCGTCATGGGTCACGTCGACCACGGTAAGACCAGGTTGCTGGACACCATCCGGCAGACGAAGGTCGGTGAGGCCGAGGCCGGTGGCATCACCCAGCACATCGGTGCCTACCAGGTCAAGACGGAGGTCGACGGCGAAGAGCGGCTGATCACCTTCATCGACACCCCGGGTCACGAGGCGTTCACCGCCATGCGTGCCCGTGGTGCGCAGGCCACCGACATCGCCGTGATCGTGGTCGCGGCCGACGACGGTGTGATGCCGCAGACGGTGGAGGCGATCAACCACGCGCAGGCCGCCAAGGCGCCCATCGTGGTCGCGGTCAACAAGATCGACGTCTCGGGCGCGAACCCGGCGAAGGTTCGCCAGCAGCTCACCGAGTACGGCCTGGTGGCCGAGGAGTACGGCGGCGACACGATGTTCGTCGACATCTCGGCCAAGCAGGGCACGAACATCGACGGGCTGCTCGAGGCGATCGTGTTGACCGCCGACGCGGCGCTGGACCTCCGGGCGAACCCGGACATGGAGGCCCAGGGGGTGGCCATCGAGGCGCACCTCGACCGCGGCCGCGGTCCGGTGGCCACGGTGCTGGTGCAGCGCGGAACCCTGCGAGTGGGCGACTCGGTCGTCGCGGGCGACGCCTACGGTCGAGTGCGACGCATGGTGGACGAGTACAACCGGGACGTCACCGAGGCGAAGCCGTCGCGGCCGGTCCAGGTCATCGGCTTCACATCGGTGCCGAGGGCCGGTGACACGTTCCTCGTCGTCGAGGAGGACCGGGTGGCCCGGCAGATCGCCGAGCGCCGCCAGGCTCGGATCCGCAACGCCGAGAACGCCGCCAGGCGCAAGCGTGTCAGCCTGGAGGACCTGGACTCCGCGTTGAAGGAGACCAACACCCTCAACCTGATCATCAAGGGCGACAACTCGGGTACCGTCGAGGCGCTCGAATCGTCCCTGATGCAGATCGACGTCGGCGACGAGGTGGAGCTCAACATCGTCCACCGCGGTGTGGGTGGTGTCACCGAGAGCGACATCGACCTCGCCACGGCGTCCGACGCGGTCGTGATCGGGTACAACGTGCGTGCGCAGGGCAAGGCGACCGAACGCGCCACGCGCGAGGGTGTCGACGTCCGGTACTACACGGTGATCTACCAGGCGATCGAGGAAATCGAGCAGGCCCTGAAGGGCATGCTCAAGCCGGTGTACGAGGAGGTCGACCTCGGTAGGGCTGAGGTCCGTGAGGTGTTCAAGTCCTCGAAGGTCGGCACCATCGCCGGTTGTCTGGTCACGTCGGGTGAGATCCGGCGTAACTCCAAGGCACGCCTGCTGCGTGACGGCGTGGTTGTCGGGGAGAACCTCCCGGTCAGCTCGCTGCGGAGGTTCAAGGACGACGTCGTGGAGGTCCGCGAGGGCTTCGAATGCGGTCTCACGCTCGGCAAGTTCTCCGACATCAAGGTCGGTGACGTGATCGAGACGTACGAGCTCCGCGAGAAGCCGCGCGAGTGA
- a CDS encoding DUF503 domain-containing protein, with translation MFVGTLELDVLLGDVRSRKQKRSVVRPIIAELRKRYEVAVAETGHLDLYRRSLLGVATVAVDGAHVRDILDSCERLVAERPEIELLSAHRRLFGPDD, from the coding sequence ATGTTCGTCGGCACACTGGAATTGGATGTGCTGCTCGGTGACGTACGGTCACGGAAACAGAAGCGCTCCGTGGTACGCCCGATCATCGCCGAGTTGCGCAAACGCTATGAGGTGGCGGTAGCCGAGACTGGGCACTTGGATCTGTATCGACGGTCGCTGCTCGGTGTGGCGACGGTGGCCGTGGACGGTGCTCATGTGCGGGACATACTGGACTCCTGTGAGCGTCTCGTGGCGGAGCGCCCGGAGATCGAGTTGTTGTCCGCGCACCGACGGCTTTTCGGTCCGGACGACTAG
- the rbfA gene encoding 30S ribosome-binding factor RbfA gives MADRARARRLAKRIAQIVASALEHEIKDPRLGNVTVTDARVTGDLRDATVYYTVLGDSLDSPPDFAGAAAALESARGVLRSKVGQGTGVRYTPTLTFVPDQLPQDARHIDELLAKAREADAEVARLATGAKPAGDANPYRVKEKDEDEGADER, from the coding sequence GTGGCTGATCGGGCTCGCGCACGAAGGCTGGCCAAGCGGATCGCCCAGATCGTCGCATCCGCGCTGGAACACGAGATCAAGGATCCCCGGCTGGGCAATGTGACCGTGACCGACGCGAGGGTGACGGGTGACCTTCGCGATGCGACGGTGTATTACACGGTGCTCGGGGACAGCCTGGATTCCCCGCCGGACTTCGCGGGAGCCGCCGCCGCGTTGGAGTCGGCGCGCGGCGTGCTCCGGTCGAAGGTGGGACAGGGCACGGGAGTGCGGTACACGCCGACGTTGACGTTCGTCCCCGACCAGTTGCCGCAGGACGCTCGCCATATCGACGAACTGTTGGCGAAGGCCAGGGAAGCCGATGCGGAGGTCGCGCGACTGGCCACGGGTGCCAAGCCCGCCGGTGACGCGAATCCGTACCGGGTGAAGGAGAAGGACGAGGACGAGGGCGCTGACGAGCGCTGA